The window CTGCATTCCTAAGAGTCTGACATGATTATGATCTTTCTGGTTGGGCGTAAGTAGTTGACTTGTACCCTGTCCTCCTCTGGATGGCTTTTTCCTCTCTACAAATGGGTCCCAAGGATACTCCAATAAACAATTATAACCCAGATAACAGTTATGACAAGATGTTATCATCACTTTATCTCACTTTGAGTTTTAATTATATTCATGTTGGGTCAGATAATTGCAGCTGATTATGACAGAAAATAATTGGTACATGGTACATGCCGATCAAGTATCAGGATATACAATCTTacttcatcaattttttttttctccttagaaCTGCAGTTGTTGCATGCTAGTGGATTACTGATTATCTTGACCCATTTAGATCTGGATGGTTATCCTGAACCATCATGAGAGCAGGGAATGCCCTTTTGCGTATTGGACTTGTATCGGGTCAGACCATTATATACCGATTAGTACCAagataccgacacatggtacgccATGTGTATCAATGTTTCgaataggaagaaggagaagaggaaggggtgatagaggaagaggaggaagaagaaagaggaggaaggaagaagaagaggtggtggaggaagagaaggaagcaggagtaagagaaggaagaagtgaagacggtggaggaagaggaggaaggaggaggaagaggtattaggagaggaggtggaggaagaggagggaggaagaggaaggagaaaaaggagaagaggatgaGGAAGCGTATCTGTCGTTCGTGGCGCACAACAGGCAGTTGCAAGAGGTGAAATGGGAAAGGGTTCACGAATGTGAGCCTTAGACTTTTCTTTTTAGGTTCGGACCAGCCATCTTGAGACAAAGGTTGTCCACGTACTGATTCATGCCCGGACTGGTACAAACCACCTGTTTTGTATCGATCTGCATGAAACGTCAAACCATGCTTGTGAGTATTATCAACTTATTCATCACATGGGTTCATGATAAGGAtctgtctctctctctaaaaCAATAACATTTAAGGTTGCTCTTATATATTTTCtttgtgtatatatatgcaaGACTTGAATGTCTTTTTGCTAATGGCCATCATGCATGACTTGAGAAAAGGCTATTTAGATCTATCTGGAAATACTTTTTATAGTAAAACGAGGATTATTAATGGTTACTGCCGTTAGGGAAAAGCCAAGTATGATTGAGGTGTTAATAATATTAGCAGAGACAATAGAACCGGCTACgaagaaaaaataatgaaaaaagtaGTCAATCCTTCATTCGGAGGAGTATAATAATATTGCAATTTTTGGTGGATTCCGTGGAAAGTTCGACAATTTAGCCCACCCATCTTGTGCCTTCTCATAATTTGCCTGGttttctttgttgttgttgttcgcatatatatataatatatatatatatatatatatatatatatatatatatatatatatatatatatatatatatatatatatatatatatatatatatatatatatattgtgtgtgtgtgttttattCTTCTATAAAAATCATGCAGTGAGGAGACTAGGATAAAAATTGGCATAGGAGTACGTGAAGGTTGGCAGAGACGGCGTCAAAAGCTGATGATACAGGAAGGCTGTGTTTTTGAGTGGCACAACATAATTGCAGCTGCTGCCAGAGAAGGTTTTGCTGGTGAAGATGAGCTGCAATGGAGTTCATACAAGATTTTGAGTGAACAGTTACAGCGGGAATGGCTGGAAAGCATTGAGAAGAGGAAAACAATGCCTAGACCAAAAGGTAGCAAACGAGCACCAAAGTCACCTGAGCAACGAAGAAAGATATCGGAGGCCATCTCTGCTAAGTGGGCAGATCCTGTAATATCTAATTTCTCCAGTgcaaaatacatatatatatatttttacaaaattgTGGTCACATTATCACAATTTCTTTACAAAATTGTGGACACATTACTGCACATTACCATAGTACAAGCAATTAGCATCAGCCATAAGTAGAGGTGTACAATTATTATACCACTGCTTAATCTTTTTATTATCCTAATCAAACTTCCACTGGATTTTGTTTGACCCTTGTCTCCATATATATCAGGAATACCGTGACCGAGTTTGCAGTGCACTTGCTAAGTATCATGGCACAACTGTTGGAGCCGAAAGAAGACAAAGAAGAAAAGTAAGTGGCGGAACTCCTTTGAGAAGGAAACCTGAGAAAAAGAAATTTGCAAAATCCAACAGCATTAGCGATGAAGCAAAAAGCATCAAGAAAGTAGTATCTAAGCGAAAGAGAACTCCATCATATAAAGACCCAATGGCAAGTTCCAAACTGGAGATGATAAAGAAAATTAGAGCCCAAAGAGAAGAGATGGAAATTAAAAAACGAGAAGCTACCGAAAGAGCAAAGTAAGTCCATCTCGCGACATACTTGTAGAGCTACATATTATCACATAATTGTTCCTGCATATTTAAAATGACTTCGGCATTCTAGTCTTTTTGTGATGTAAATGCAACTGTTTTATGCTCATTTGTGCTGTTGTGAAAATGTGAAAGTTGAACATGGTAGTTTTTAGGTGTAATTATCATGTTTATTGGCATAACCATATATGTTTACTGGATGAACAGGTTATTAATTgctgaagcagagaaggcagcgcaGGCCCTTGAGTTGGCTGCACTGACAAACCCTGTTGCACAAGCTTCACTGTTGGAAACCAGGAAGCTGATTGTCGAGGCAACACGGTCCATTAAAAACATAGAGCAGGGGCAATTGACATCACAGGGTACACGAGGTCAGACATTTTCTGATTCTGTTAGACCTAATAATCATTTGCAGAACAGTCCAGGAAATCTTAGCAGTCCGAAGTGGCCAAGCAAACTTGTAAATGGAACTCATCTTCTTTCTTCCAGTATCAGTTACCACAGGGACTTGGATTTTGTTAACTTATCACCATCAACCGAGGAAACCTCTAGCAATGATTCATTTTTGCATGATGAGTTTTTGATGAGGAAGTCAGTGATGACAGACAACCAAATGGTTTTCTCTAAGGTTGGTGGCTCCATCAGATACAAAAACCTCaaatctgaggaagaggaatcagatATTTCTGAAATAAAAAATAGTGAGACATCTGGATCATCGttattcttaaagaagaattgggTTCGTGGGAGATTGGTCGaagtggaagaagaagatgattttTCAAAATAAGGTGGCGTGGTGCAAGACAAGCAAAGGTTAGCATGTCAAGAAACTAAGCCTTATTTCTCTTTGGTGTAGTTTTGATTCTCGGTCTGTTGGAAATACATTTACGAATGACTGTATATGAAACTCacgccatcaattgatttcaagccAAATAAGGCAGTCAATTTGCATGATAACAAGATCCTTCACGGAGAGGGAATCTTATTAGACCAACTAAAATGTTGTTAGGGATGGTTGTATACACATTAGATTATTATGCTTAACAAGTAGCAATACAGAATTTCCTGTTTGCAGTCGGTTCACAAATTTCTGTGTTGGTAAGTATAGGCGTTATCAAATGAACATTATACCTCCGAATGCACTTTAATCGGTTTGCTGCTTGATGAAACTTTAAGaccttctttcttttattttttattttcttgtgtaAGAAGAGCTCCGCAGCTTTCTGGGTTGGTACTTTCCCGAAGAAGTATATATAAATTGGTATTTCCTTTAGTGAGATAAGTCATCCGAACCTTTTAAGTTGCATGAAGACCAGGAAACTACAAGATGATATTTTCTTTTGCGGGAGATCGTCTCAAACTATACCAACTTTACAAAATGCTTGGATTGCTTTGTCGGTGATTTATTGTTGAGTCAGATCGACACTTGGATGTCGTTCGGAGCCCATCTATGTTCACTTTCGAGTTTGATTCAGGTTAAGGTGTCAAGAAATCGGGGAATGTGTATTGAACTTGGGATTTACATGGTAACAGTTTGTTGAGTCACCTTTCTAGTCAAACTTTGTGTGGTCGACCTAGTTGGGTTTGGCTAAATTTACATGGTACTATCGTTTATCCTAACGATACCACTGTCGAGTTTTTTTAGAAAAGTATATTTTGTACTTTTCAGTTCACAGGCGGTTCCATCGCTTGGCCTGACGGTGCCACTGGCCCAACTTCAGGAAactgaattggccttccaataggcccaattcaatccTAATTTAGGCATAATGAGCtcataatcaagttggcatggttataccTAAAATCAATTCAATTAAAATTTAAACTACTTTGATCAAGACACAAACTATTACAAACATAAATCttatgttgtccgatatgtcattggttcattcgatacTTCGTTTgaatcttcgacgcatcgttctctccttcaaCGTATTGCCTGATCCATTAGTATATTGACCTCCCGCAATATCCAATCTTTTTAgcccaatgtccgatccttctagccCAATGCGCAAACTCATGACACAAAGTCTATCTTCTGACACGTCAACCAATCattcggtccgacgtccaatcttctaatgtgATGCTCTCTagtccaacgtttgattcttctattttaatcaatttatcttttcatgattgaAGTTAGTCATATGTTACTTAAACGCtcgttagatcataacttcatcaattaattttatcatcaaaatctgagattcaacatatgtatAATATTTCTCATATCATTAGCCTCTCATTGTGTTCAACACTTGCAATGGCTTGATTCATAGGTTAGGTGTCCACGTCGGGCATTTATCAGATAATGTTCTATGGTCAATCTAGTTACATCATTGAGCGTCATCATGTTTGGTTTCATTATGAGTGTAAGGCGTTTTGTTGTCAATTCAATTACATTATCATCAAGGGATACTTCATGGTCGATTCGCTCATGTTATCATTGGTAGATGTTTCATGGTTGATTTAGTTGCAACATTGTCCGTTGTCAATTCAATTACATTATCATCAAGGGATACTTCATGGTCGATTCGCTCATGTTATCATTGGTAGATGTTTCGTGGTTGTTTTAGTTGCAACGTTGTCGAGAGATGCTTCCTAGTTGATTTGGTTGCATTATCATTATGGGATGTTTTCGTTGATTCGCTCATGTTATCATCATAAGACACTTTACTATCGATTTGATCGTGTTGTTGATTTAATCATCTTATTATTAAAGGATGCTTCATGGCAATCATATCCTGATCATATGATACTTCAAGGTCAATTTCACTGCATTATTATTCTAGGACATTTCCAAGTCGATTCTATCACATTGCTGCTGCTAGGAGATGACTCTTTGAGCGACTCATTCAGGTTATTGTTGGGAGATGCTTGGCCAATTTGACCATCTTGTTGTCGAGAGATGCCATATTGGTTGATTCGATCATATAGGCATGCTCTTTGTTCTCTACAGTATGTATGTTGTTCGCCTTTGTTGTTTTGAATTACGATTTGCATAACAAACTCTACGATAAGAGAGCATCGAATTTCTaatgttattttattaatttttaggaAATGTTGAAGACTCGATACCATCCCTTGCATTTGTTTTATTGTAGTGCTCCAGTCTCACAGACATAAAGTTACAACTAGTATATTAatagaagtatatatatatatatatatatatatatatatatatatatatatatatatatatatatatatatatattgtatttctATTATCCTCAATGATATGATTTGTGATATCATCTCAAGTTTATGGTTGGGTTTATCTAAATTTATAAACCTGGATGTATAAAGTTGATATTCACTCAATTCTAAATCCCGCGTAactttaagaaaatattttaaaacatataaaaaagACAGCCTAATTATATCCCTAATATGATCAATTTAGCTCAAATAGAACCCCTTCTTAGAAAATAGATGATTCTGAGTATCTTAAATTAGGATACTTAACTCTATGTATGGATCTTAGACTAAAGTTATACTGAATGCCTTAAAACtataagagattcatacaaaatatatctaaaaaataaatattaattcaaaGTTTAGATTACTCAAAAGTAGTTGAAAAAATCAGTTTATATAGtaagagaaaaattaaaaatttcttacCTCAACCTTCGTTAGAGCTTTGGTTTCCCAACCTCTCGAGAAAAGTTAAGAGAATGACTGAACGAGAAAAGATCGGTTTATAACAAAATAGAGGTATTTAAGAGGTTAATTAGGGTTCAATCTATCGGTTtataacaaaaatataaattaagattatttttcaatttaaaatttttagaagACATGATATTGAcgaaattttttaagaaaatattgaaatattaagcTTTTAGATGTAatgatattgataaaaaaaaaaac of the Musa acuminata AAA Group cultivar baxijiao chromosome BXJ2-10, Cavendish_Baxijiao_AAA, whole genome shotgun sequence genome contains:
- the LOC135625140 gene encoding uncharacterized protein LOC135625140; the protein is MAASSSTVEVPIFLARRTKTKASFDSLPLPPKWHPLLCHGRLRVKSPLRAPIRNPRHEFIRIICGRRPAAASRSPPCSFSWDGNNPFGGRLFSSVLETLTGAKWPSIAAVLLGAFLTVADPCPASCDFLHSASSWLQWAPSCADVCSLFGAPADVFRESDGSFLLIMVGSSLAAALLAGLLPDPLFRDDESHLSLRVQNLCKIRSLQRIFDQFSRTPDIYTTVILSYVLADVYAKRTIFVNQLGASGCSSVYGRRIGFQLNHRSHISTRKKQHGHYMKAVATVDSKFLVSPSSENTDEHNDNLPCSSISVNKMLQSSTEENTPEIDEREKLRRMRISKANKGNVPWNKGRKHSAETIQRIRERTRLAMQDPKVRAKLVNLGRAQSEETRIKIGIGVREGWQRRRQKLMIQEGCVFEWHNIIAAAAREGFAGEDELQWSSYKILSEQLQREWLESIEKRKTMPRPKGSKRAPKSPEQRRKISEAISAKWADPEYRDRVCSALAKYHGTTVGAERRQRRKVSGGTPLRRKPEKKKFAKSNSISDEAKSIKKVVSKRKRTPSYKDPMASSKLEMIKKIRAQREEMEIKKREATERAKLLIAEAEKAAQALELAALTNPVAQASLLETRKLIVEATRSIKNIEQGQLTSQGTRGQTFSDSVRPNNHLQNSPGNLSSPKWPSKLVNGTHLLSSSISYHRDLDFVNLSPSTEETSSNDSFLHDEFLMRKSVMTDNQMVFSKVGGSIRYKNLKSEEEESDISEIKNSETSGSSLFLKKNWVRGRLVEVEEEDDFSK